A section of the Streptomyces sp. CG1 genome encodes:
- a CDS encoding VOC family protein yields the protein MAGMGGGRPSIYPSLLYADAKAAIRQLTEALGFSELSVYETEDGRVMHAELTQGNGAVMIGSKGRGGRFDAAMKDAGPTGVYVVVDDVDAHHQRALEHGVEILMPPTDQDYGSRDYMARDAEGNIWSFGTYAPEIGV from the coding sequence ATGGCAGGCATGGGCGGCGGACGGCCGAGCATCTATCCCTCGCTGCTGTACGCGGACGCGAAAGCCGCGATCAGGCAGCTGACGGAGGCCCTCGGCTTCAGCGAACTGTCGGTGTACGAGACGGAGGACGGCAGGGTGATGCACGCCGAGCTGACCCAGGGCAACGGCGCGGTGATGATCGGTTCCAAGGGCCGGGGCGGCCGCTTCGACGCGGCGATGAAGGACGCCGGTCCCACCGGGGTGTACGTCGTCGTGGACGACGTGGACGCCCACCACCAGCGGGCCCTGGAGCACGGCGTGGAGATCCTGATGCCCCCGACGGACCAGGACTACGGCTCGCGGGACTACATGGCCCGCGACGCCGAGGGCAACATCTGGAGCTTCGGGACGTACGCCCCGGAGATCGGCGTCTGA
- a CDS encoding alpha/beta hydrolase: MRPVKATATAVTAVLAAGMASVAAGRIASDAALKAPAGRPLPTEPRLTVHGTAAGQIALTRDLASLRPGTYGLAGDGSHAVVGPVLETARHAADTVVRRLERVTHGTLAAGDAVWLTPNLYVGNPGTALGLDHADIDVPGELGELPAWFVPGARDTWVIAVHGLGTTREQAMNLMAPLHARRVPVLALAYRGDLGAPRPPDGLNHLGETEWRDLDAAIRYAVRYGARRVVLLGWSTGATMALRAAEYSAVRERIAGLVLDSPVLSWEATLRALARARHTPQPLLPLAVRAAQGRACLHADRVAEITDPERLTVPTLIFHGPDDQVAPWELSRRLARRRADLVALHTVPQAPHAAMWNADPEEYQERLRRFLTPLV; the protein is encoded by the coding sequence GTGCGCCCAGTCAAAGCGACCGCCACCGCAGTGACCGCGGTCCTCGCCGCCGGCATGGCGTCCGTCGCCGCCGGCCGGATCGCCAGTGACGCCGCGCTGAAGGCGCCCGCCGGCCGCCCCCTGCCCACCGAACCCCGCCTCACCGTGCACGGCACGGCCGCCGGCCAGATCGCCCTCACCCGTGATCTGGCCTCGCTGCGCCCTGGCACCTACGGCCTCGCCGGCGACGGCTCCCACGCGGTCGTCGGCCCCGTCCTGGAGACGGCCCGGCACGCGGCCGACACCGTCGTACGCCGCCTGGAACGCGTCACGCACGGCACCCTCGCCGCCGGCGACGCGGTGTGGCTCACCCCGAACCTGTACGTCGGCAACCCCGGCACCGCCCTCGGCCTCGACCACGCCGACATCGACGTGCCCGGCGAACTCGGGGAACTGCCCGCCTGGTTCGTGCCCGGCGCCCGGGACACCTGGGTGATCGCCGTGCACGGCCTCGGCACCACCCGGGAACAGGCCATGAACCTCATGGCACCGCTGCACGCCCGCAGGGTGCCGGTGCTCGCGCTCGCCTACCGGGGCGACCTCGGCGCCCCGCGCCCGCCGGACGGACTGAACCACCTCGGCGAGACCGAGTGGCGCGACCTGGACGCGGCCATCCGCTACGCCGTCCGCTACGGCGCCCGCCGGGTCGTGCTGCTCGGCTGGTCCACCGGCGCCACCATGGCGCTGCGCGCCGCCGAGTACTCCGCCGTGCGCGAGCGGATCGCCGGACTGGTCCTCGACTCGCCGGTGCTCAGCTGGGAGGCCACGCTGCGCGCCCTCGCCCGGGCCCGCCACACCCCGCAGCCGCTGCTGCCGCTCGCCGTGCGGGCCGCGCAGGGCCGGGCCTGCCTGCACGCCGACCGGGTCGCCGAGATCACCGACCCCGAGCGGCTCACCGTTCCGACCCTGATCTTCCACGGACCCGACGACCAGGTGGCCCCCTGGGAGCTCTCCCGCCGCCTGGCCCGCCGCCGCGCCGATCTGGTCGCCCTGCACACCGTGCCGCAGGCCCCGCACGCGGCGATGTGGAACGCCGATCCGGAGGAGTACCAGGAGCGGCTGCGCCGCTTCCTGACCCCGCTGGTCTGA
- a CDS encoding class II aldolase/adducin family protein — protein sequence MAEQRRDGDREHLWAELVATARRTVTDGLVVGTSGNVSARVGDLVLVTPSGVPYDRLTRDDLTGVDLTGRQVLGTLVPTSELPMHLAVYRTTDARAVVHTHAVHATAVSTLVPELPLVHYMAAALGGPVRVAPYATYGTDELAENMLRALADRSGCLLQNHGTITYGATLDQAYDRTAQLEWMCRLWLTASSVPGLTPSLLTETQLAEVGERLKGYGQRK from the coding sequence GAACACCTCTGGGCGGAACTGGTCGCCACGGCACGGCGGACCGTAACCGACGGACTGGTGGTCGGCACCTCGGGCAACGTCTCGGCGCGCGTCGGCGATCTCGTCCTGGTCACCCCGTCGGGCGTGCCGTACGACCGGCTCACCCGGGACGACCTCACCGGCGTCGACCTCACCGGCCGCCAGGTGCTCGGCACCCTGGTGCCGACCAGCGAGCTGCCGATGCACCTCGCCGTCTACCGCACCACCGACGCCCGCGCGGTCGTCCACACCCACGCCGTGCACGCCACCGCGGTCTCCACCCTCGTGCCCGAGCTGCCGCTGGTCCACTACATGGCGGCCGCACTCGGCGGCCCGGTCCGCGTCGCCCCCTACGCCACCTACGGCACCGACGAACTGGCCGAGAACATGCTCCGCGCCCTGGCGGACCGCTCCGGCTGCCTCCTGCAGAACCACGGCACGATCACCTACGGCGCCACCCTCGACCAGGCCTACGACCGCACCGCCCAGCTGGAGTGGATGTGCCGCCTGTGGCTGACGGCGTCCTCCGTACCGGGCCTGACGCCGTCCCTGCTGACGGAGACGCAACTGGCCGAGGTGGGGGAACGCCTGAAGGGGTACGGCCAACGGAAGTGA